The following proteins are co-located in the Streptococcus downei MFe28 genome:
- a CDS encoding nuclear transport factor 2 family protein: MTILDRYFILSDQAGQDREKFDELCTLFDEQATIEPHNGKAVHGKEAIINFFNDFFSRNPVCKHLWHTSQISENEFRVDWGVVSQRSANDYFTLTGKDFATIKDSKISHLKIVAN, translated from the coding sequence ATGACCATATTGGATCGCTATTTTATCCTATCTGACCAAGCTGGACAAGATAGAGAAAAGTTTGACGAACTCTGCACACTCTTTGATGAGCAAGCTACCATAGAACCACATAATGGGAAAGCCGTCCATGGGAAGGAGGCCATCATCAATTTTTTCAACGATTTTTTCAGTCGAAATCCTGTTTGCAAACACCTTTGGCATACCAGTCAAATCTCTGAAAACGAGTTTAGAGTGGATTGGGGAGTTGTATCACAACGCTCCGCTAATGACTATTTTACCCTGACTGGCAAAGATTTTGCAACCATCAAGGATAGTAAGATCAGTCATCTTAAAATTGTTGCAAATTAA
- a CDS encoding ArsR/SmtB family transcription factor, producing MPDLFHPEAQEISLSQVLYALSDPIRLQIFSKLFHLGEEVSCSYFNNLAKKSNLSHHYKVLREAGVIYVRIEGRHRYLSLRQSDINQRFPKLFQTIIKSCSQD from the coding sequence ATGCCCGATTTATTTCATCCAGAAGCCCAAGAAATATCCTTATCACAAGTTTTATATGCCCTAAGCGATCCCATTCGTTTGCAAATCTTTTCTAAATTATTCCATTTAGGGGAAGAAGTGAGTTGTAGTTATTTTAATAACTTAGCCAAAAAGAGTAACTTATCGCATCATTATAAAGTTCTGCGTGAAGCTGGTGTCATCTATGTAAGAATTGAAGGAAGACATCGTTATCTCTCTTTAAGACAGAGCGACATTAATCAGCGTTTTCCCAAATTATTTCAGACGATTATTAAGAGTTGTTCTCAAGATTAG
- the rpsP gene encoding 30S ribosomal protein S16 → MSVKIRLTRMGSKKKPFYRINVADSRAPRDGRFIETVGTYNPLVTENQVTLKEDRILDWMSKGAQPSDTVRNILSRQGIMKKFHDSKYSK, encoded by the coding sequence ATGTCAGTAAAAATTCGTTTGACTCGTATGGGTTCTAAGAAGAAGCCTTTCTACCGTATCAATGTTGCCGATTCACGTGCACCGCGTGATGGTCGTTTCATCGAAACTGTTGGAACTTACAATCCCTTGGTTACTGAAAACCAAGTGACTTTGAAGGAAGACCGCATTCTTGACTGGATGTCTAAAGGGGCTCAACCTTCTGATACTGTTCGTAACATCCTTTCACGCCAAGGAATTATGAAGAAATTCCACGATTCTAAATACTCAAAATAA
- a CDS encoding KH domain-containing protein: MDTIENLIIAIIKPLISKPDSFSIKIEDGSEFMEYHLDLDPQDIGRIIGKKGRTITAIRSIVYSVPVETKKVRIIIDEK; this comes from the coding sequence ATGGATACCATTGAAAATCTCATTATCGCTATCATCAAACCTTTGATTTCAAAGCCAGATAGCTTCAGCATCAAAATTGAGGATGGTTCTGAATTTATGGAGTACCATTTGGACCTAGATCCTCAGGATATTGGTCGGATTATCGGCAAAAAAGGTCGAACCATCACAGCGATAAGGTCGATTGTCTATTCGGTACCCGTTGAGACCAAAAAAGTTAGAATCATTATTGATGAAAAGTAA
- a CDS encoding GyrI-like domain-containing protein — MAFDFKKELKELYPTKTNPTIVKVPKMNFLAVRGQGDPNEEGGEYKQAISLLYPLAYTIKMSKKTDYKMEGYFDFVVPPLEGFWWQEGITGADYNRKSDFHFIAILRLPDFVSEEDFDWAVKQTTIKKKLDFSKVEYFTYDEGLCVQCLHIGPYNDEPATVERMHAYMEEEGYQLDITDERMHHEIYIGDVRKVAPDKLKTIIRHPIKKVGSKK; from the coding sequence ATGGCATTTGATTTCAAAAAAGAGTTGAAGGAGTTGTATCCGACAAAGACTAATCCGACGATTGTCAAGGTCCCTAAAATGAACTTTTTGGCAGTTCGAGGACAGGGTGACCCTAATGAAGAAGGAGGTGAATATAAGCAAGCTATAAGTTTACTTTATCCGCTGGCCTATACCATTAAAATGAGCAAAAAGACAGACTACAAGATGGAAGGATATTTTGATTTTGTCGTCCCACCACTTGAAGGCTTTTGGTGGCAAGAGGGAATCACAGGTGCTGACTACAATCGTAAGAGTGATTTTCATTTTATCGCCATTCTTCGCTTGCCTGATTTTGTTAGCGAGGAAGATTTTGACTGGGCAGTTAAACAAACGACTATCAAAAAGAAATTGGATTTTTCCAAGGTTGAATATTTCACTTATGACGAAGGTCTGTGTGTTCAATGTCTGCATATCGGTCCCTACAATGACGAGCCTGCAACAGTTGAACGCATGCATGCTTACATGGAGGAAGAGGGATATCAACTGGATATTACCGATGAACGTATGCACCATGAAATCTATATTGGTGATGTCCGTAAAGTGGCGCCAGATAAGCTAAAAACAATTATTCGTCATCCCATCAAAAAAGTAGGAAGTAAAAAATGA
- a CDS encoding PadR family transcriptional regulator produces the protein MSIKTSLTEELILGLLAEQPRHGYQIEKLIEDRGMRRWTEVGFSSIYYVLDKLEKKELAKSAPAKGKEKKEYAITDLGLTVLTEKTKQRLLERQPANSHFMTALANSQNMSPKDLLQAFKIRKKVLEEDLQVLKLQEAREGFAPRSAQQLFSLGMTMLQAELGWLEEEIDILQSREG, from the coding sequence ATGAGCATTAAGACATCTTTAACAGAAGAGTTGATTCTAGGACTATTGGCAGAGCAGCCTAGACATGGTTATCAAATTGAAAAGCTAATTGAAGACAGGGGGATGAGGCGGTGGACCGAGGTTGGTTTCTCTTCGATATACTATGTCCTTGATAAACTGGAGAAAAAAGAGCTTGCTAAAAGTGCACCAGCAAAAGGAAAGGAGAAAAAAGAGTATGCCATTACAGACTTGGGACTAACAGTTTTGACAGAAAAAACCAAACAGCGTTTGCTAGAGCGCCAACCAGCCAATTCACATTTCATGACGGCCTTGGCTAATAGTCAAAATATGTCACCAAAGGATTTGTTACAAGCTTTCAAGATACGTAAGAAAGTTTTAGAAGAGGACTTGCAGGTCTTGAAATTACAAGAAGCAAGGGAGGGTTTTGCACCGCGCTCTGCCCAGCAATTATTCAGCTTAGGCATGACCATGCTCCAAGCAGAGTTGGGCTGGTTAGAGGAGGAAATTGATATTTTGCAATCAAGGGAAGGATAG
- a CDS encoding BtrH N-terminal domain-containing protein, whose protein sequence is MKLDVKPFIGQHCETTATGTLLNQLGIFLSEPLLFGLGEGLSFVFWKMKSSNMPFIGGRIKPDRLTQNITKNLGLKLDVKETSSKVKAWESVKSLLDSGKAVGLKLDCYHLDYFTNPIHFAGHYVAIIGYENQDAFLVDTDQQGCQVSTSLESLALARSEKGPMSSKNLFYTIEKEKDLISLEMAVVKAIRNNAVDYLSPSIKNMQYRGIEKVSEEVIKWFDGSQTTAEDFGKTAILMERAGTGGAIFRNLYCDFLNEAYVITKNGVIRDAYQLFVEIANGWTQVIELFQKVADTKDRRFILAASEIMKNLSGKEKEAMTLLMEI, encoded by the coding sequence ATGAAATTGGATGTAAAACCTTTTATCGGACAACATTGTGAAACGACTGCTACAGGAACCCTTTTGAATCAACTTGGTATCTTTTTAAGTGAACCGCTCTTGTTCGGCCTGGGAGAAGGGCTAAGCTTTGTTTTTTGGAAGATGAAATCTTCGAATATGCCATTTATAGGTGGGAGAATTAAACCCGATCGTCTGACGCAAAACATCACGAAAAATCTTGGATTAAAACTTGATGTTAAGGAAACCTCTTCTAAAGTTAAAGCTTGGGAATCTGTAAAAAGCTTGCTGGATAGTGGTAAAGCAGTCGGTCTGAAATTAGATTGTTATCATTTGGATTATTTCACTAATCCTATTCACTTTGCAGGCCATTATGTTGCTATCATTGGTTACGAAAATCAGGATGCTTTTTTAGTAGACACGGATCAGCAAGGTTGCCAAGTCAGCACATCGCTTGAAAGTTTGGCGCTGGCAAGAAGCGAGAAAGGTCCTATGTCCTCTAAGAATTTATTTTACACTATTGAAAAAGAAAAGGACTTGATATCTTTAGAGATGGCTGTGGTAAAAGCGATACGGAATAACGCAGTAGACTATTTAAGTCCGTCAATCAAGAATATGCAATATAGAGGTATTGAAAAAGTAAGTGAGGAGGTCATCAAGTGGTTTGATGGTTCACAGACCACTGCAGAAGATTTTGGAAAAACTGCAATCTTAATGGAGAGAGCAGGTACTGGTGGTGCTATCTTTAGAAATCTCTATTGTGATTTTCTAAATGAGGCCTATGTTATCACAAAGAATGGAGTTATTAGGGATGCTTACCAATTATTTGTTGAGATCGCGAATGGTTGGACACAAGTTATTGAATTATTCCAAAAAGTTGCTGATACAAAAGATAGACGATTTATATTAGCCGCATCAGAAATAATGAAGAACCTTTCAGGAAAAGAAAAAGAGGCAATGACATTACTTATGGAAATCTAA
- a CDS encoding CsbD family protein produces MSIEEKFNQAKGSVKEGFGKLTGDTKTQAEGAAEKVASKAKEVAGDAEEAVEGAVSGVKNIFKKDGE; encoded by the coding sequence ATGTCAATCGAAGAAAAATTCAACCAAGCTAAAGGTTCTGTTAAAGAAGGTTTTGGTAAACTAACTGGCGATACAAAAACTCAAGCAGAAGGTGCTGCAGAAAAAGTAGCTTCAAAAGCTAAAGAAGTTGCCGGAGATGCTGAAGAAGCTGTCGAAGGTGCAGTATCTGGTGTTAAAAACATCTTTAAAAAAGACGGAGAATAA
- the rimM gene encoding ribosome maturation factor RimM (Essential for efficient processing of 16S rRNA): protein MNYYKVGTIVNTQGLQGEMRVLSVSDFADERFKRGSSLALFDDKDRFVQEVTIASHRKHKNFDVIKFKDMYHINAIEKFKGHVLKVAEENLTDLSDGEFYYHQIIGLPVYENNQQLGTIKEILQPGANDVWVVKRKGKRDLLLPYIPPVVKKVDVTNQRVEVELLEGLDDDED from the coding sequence ATGAATTATTATAAGGTTGGCACTATTGTCAATACCCAAGGCCTGCAAGGGGAAATGCGGGTTCTCTCGGTCAGCGATTTTGCGGACGAACGCTTTAAAAGGGGGAGTAGCCTAGCTCTCTTTGATGATAAGGATAGGTTTGTGCAGGAGGTGACCATTGCCAGTCACCGCAAGCATAAGAATTTCGATGTCATCAAGTTCAAGGACATGTACCATATCAATGCTATTGAGAAATTCAAGGGCCATGTCCTCAAGGTGGCCGAGGAAAATTTGACGGACCTGTCCGATGGTGAGTTTTACTACCACCAAATTATTGGCCTACCTGTCTATGAAAATAATCAGCAATTGGGCACCATCAAGGAGATCCTCCAACCTGGGGCCAATGATGTCTGGGTGGTTAAGCGAAAGGGCAAGCGCGACTTGCTCCTGCCCTACATTCCCCCGGTGGTCAAGAAGGTAGATGTGACCAATCAGCGGGTAGAAGTGGAGCTCTTAGAAGGACTGGATGACGATGAAGATTGA
- the trmD gene encoding tRNA (guanosine(37)-N1)-methyltransferase TrmD, which produces MKIDILTLFPEMFAPLEHSIVGKAQEKGLLEINYHNFRENAEKSRHVDDEPYGGGQGMLLRAQPIFDTMAKIEAKKPRVLLLDPAGRKFDQAYAEDLAQEEQLIFICGHYEGYDERIKTLVTDEVSLGDFVLTGGELAAMTIVDATVRLIPEVLGKESSHQDDSFSSGLLEYPQYTRPYDFRGMTVPDVLMSGHHENIRRWRLEQSLRKTWQRRPDLLENYSLSPEEAELLEAIKAETREKEERND; this is translated from the coding sequence ATGAAGATTGACATTCTAACCCTCTTTCCAGAAATGTTTGCTCCCCTGGAGCATTCCATCGTTGGCAAGGCCCAGGAAAAGGGGCTCTTGGAAATTAATTACCACAACTTCCGCGAGAATGCTGAGAAATCCCGCCATGTGGACGATGAACCCTATGGCGGAGGTCAGGGTATGCTTTTGCGGGCCCAGCCCATTTTTGACACCATGGCAAAAATTGAGGCCAAGAAGCCTCGGGTCTTGCTCTTGGATCCTGCTGGTCGCAAATTTGACCAGGCCTATGCTGAGGATCTGGCCCAAGAAGAGCAACTAATTTTTATCTGTGGCCACTACGAAGGTTATGATGAGCGGATTAAGACCCTAGTAACTGATGAGGTATCCTTGGGAGACTTTGTCCTAACGGGTGGGGAGCTGGCCGCTATGACCATTGTCGATGCGACCGTTCGGCTCATTCCAGAGGTCTTAGGCAAGGAGTCCAGCCATCAGGATGATAGTTTTTCATCGGGTCTGCTGGAGTATCCCCAATACACGAGACCCTATGATTTTCGTGGCATGACGGTTCCCGATGTCCTTATGAGTGGCCACCACGAGAATATTCGTCGCTGGCGCTTAGAGCAGAGTCTACGCAAGACCTGGCAGCGTCGACCTGATTTGCTGGAAAACTATTCATTGAGCCCGGAAGAGGCAGAGCTTTTAGAAGCTATAAAGGCTGAAACAAGAGAAAAGGAAGAAAGAAATGACTGA
- a CDS encoding NAD(P)/FAD-dependent oxidoreductase — protein MTEEKITDITIIGGGPVGLFAAFYAGLRGMSVKIIESLSELGGQPAVLYPEKIIYDIPAYPKTNGVELTENLLGQLDRFKDSTEICLKEEVLSFEKKDGIFTIETNKGQHLSRAIIIACGNGAFAPRTLGLEGEEGYADNNLFYNVHKLDQFAGKKVVICGGGDSAVDWALHLESLAESVTIVHRRDAFRAQEHSVELLQGSSVKIMTPFVPLELHGDGKNLTALSIQKVKAEEVVELDLDAMIVSFGFSTNNKNLRNWGIDYKRTNIAVSPVFQTSQEGVYAIGDAADYDGKVDLIATGFGEAPTAINHAISYIYPDRDNRAVHSTSLIKE, from the coding sequence ATGACTGAAGAAAAGATTACTGATATTACCATTATTGGCGGGGGACCTGTTGGTCTCTTTGCTGCCTTTTATGCTGGGTTGAGGGGTATGTCTGTCAAGATTATTGAAAGCCTGTCTGAGTTAGGTGGCCAACCAGCCGTCCTTTATCCGGAGAAGATTATCTATGATATCCCTGCCTATCCCAAGACCAATGGGGTTGAGCTGACTGAGAATCTCTTGGGTCAGTTGGATCGCTTCAAGGATAGCACCGAGATTTGTCTGAAAGAGGAAGTCCTATCTTTTGAAAAAAAGGATGGTATTTTTACGATTGAGACTAACAAGGGGCAACATCTGTCGCGGGCTATCATCATTGCCTGTGGCAATGGGGCCTTTGCTCCAAGAACCCTTGGACTGGAAGGCGAAGAAGGCTATGCTGATAACAATCTCTTTTACAATGTCCATAAGTTAGACCAATTTGCGGGTAAAAAGGTGGTTATCTGTGGTGGTGGCGATTCAGCTGTGGATTGGGCTTTGCATCTGGAATCCCTTGCTGAGAGTGTGACCATCGTTCACCGCCGGGATGCCTTTCGGGCTCAAGAGCACAGCGTCGAGCTTTTGCAAGGCTCTTCTGTCAAGATTATGACGCCTTTTGTTCCCTTAGAGCTCCATGGTGATGGCAAAAACTTGACTGCTCTCTCCATCCAAAAGGTTAAGGCAGAAGAAGTGGTAGAACTTGACCTGGATGCCATGATTGTCAGCTTTGGTTTTTCGACCAATAATAAGAATCTGCGCAACTGGGGCATTGACTACAAGCGGACCAATATCGCTGTCTCCCCAGTCTTTCAGACCAGTCAAGAGGGTGTCTATGCTATCGGGGATGCTGCTGACTATGATGGCAAGGTCGACCTGATTGCCACAGGTTTCGGGGAAGCGCCAACGGCCATCAATCACGCTATCAGCTACATCTATCCCGACCGAGACAATCGGGCGGTCCACTCAACATCCTTAATCAAGGAGTAG
- a CDS encoding GNAT family N-acetyltransferase, with protein MPVNEYGQIIGQAADDSLGSRPEISSLEGTSCSVEKLDYERDFTDLYEFFGPDANLPDWTYLPISGGMTREAFAQLLSDWSQSADPYFLVVRDKSSQKAVGIFSLMRLNRQARSVEMGWVIYSPQLQRSRLATEAQYLVMKYVFEDLGYRRYEWKCDHLNERSRKAAQRLGFTFEGTWRQATIYKGRSRDTDWLSIIDSEWPANKLALEAWLDPANFTSDGQQLKSLSDFR; from the coding sequence ATGCCAGTTAATGAATACGGCCAAATCATTGGTCAAGCTGCAGATGACAGTCTGGGATCACGCCCTGAGATTTCTTCTTTAGAGGGGACTAGTTGTAGCGTTGAAAAGCTGGACTATGAGCGAGATTTTACGGACCTCTATGAGTTCTTTGGGCCAGATGCTAATTTGCCTGATTGGACCTATTTACCTATTTCTGGAGGGATGACTAGGGAGGCTTTCGCCCAACTCTTGTCGGACTGGTCTCAATCAGCAGACCCCTACTTCTTGGTCGTACGCGATAAGAGCAGTCAAAAAGCTGTGGGAATTTTTTCTCTCATGCGCCTCAATCGGCAAGCCCGCTCCGTTGAGATGGGCTGGGTCATCTATTCGCCTCAACTGCAAAGGAGTCGCCTTGCAACCGAAGCCCAATACCTGGTCATGAAATATGTTTTTGAGGACTTGGGCTATCGTCGCTATGAATGGAAATGTGACCATCTCAACGAGCGCTCCCGTAAGGCAGCCCAAAGGTTGGGCTTCACTTTTGAAGGAACCTGGCGCCAAGCTACTATCTATAAAGGAAGAAGTCGAGATACGGATTGGCTCTCTATTATAGATTCCGAGTGGCCTGCCAATAAGCTTGCCCTAGAAGCCTGGTTAGACCCAGCTAACTTCACCTCAGACGGTCAGCAGCTTAAATCCCTAAGTGACTTTCGCTAG
- a CDS encoding DeoR/GlpR family DNA-binding transcription regulator, giving the protein MLKSERKRLIMDQLSQADFVTLDHLVSILKSSESTVRRDLDELEAEHKLHRIHGGAEKLHSLQEELSVQQKAIKNVQEKKLIAHAAKERICQGDVIFIEAGTTNELLVDCLNRIDITVVTNSIHHAIKLSEKGIPTVMIGGNVKISTDANVGPIALQQLNQLNFDRAFLGANGADCDNLTTPDIYEGAIKEMVIANSKETFVLADSSKLGKIYFAKFAKVEEVTLIINRSSNAIVNTIKEKTKVIEV; this is encoded by the coding sequence ATTCTAAAGTCAGAGCGAAAACGGCTGATTATGGACCAGCTAAGTCAAGCTGATTTTGTGACCTTGGACCATTTGGTATCTATACTGAAATCCTCTGAATCAACGGTTCGTCGGGATTTGGATGAACTTGAAGCTGAGCATAAACTTCACCGCATCCATGGTGGTGCCGAGAAACTGCACAGTCTTCAAGAAGAGCTCAGTGTCCAGCAGAAAGCTATCAAAAACGTTCAAGAAAAGAAGTTAATTGCGCATGCCGCTAAGGAGCGGATTTGCCAAGGTGATGTTATCTTTATCGAAGCGGGAACGACCAATGAACTTCTAGTTGATTGCTTGAATCGCATTGATATTACCGTGGTGACCAATTCCATTCATCACGCTATTAAGTTGTCTGAGAAGGGAATTCCCACAGTTATGATTGGGGGGAATGTTAAGATTTCAACAGATGCCAATGTTGGTCCTATTGCGCTCCAGCAACTTAATCAGCTCAATTTTGATCGTGCTTTCTTAGGAGCAAATGGTGCAGATTGTGATAATCTGACAACGCCCGATATCTATGAAGGAGCGATTAAGGAGATGGTTATTGCCAACAGTAAGGAAACTTTTGTCTTGGCTGATAGCAGCAAGTTAGGAAAAATTTATTTTGCTAAGTTTGCCAAAGTTGAGGAAGTGACCTTGATTATCAACCGTTCCTCTAACGCCATTGTCAACACAATAAAAGAAAAAACGAAGGTGATTGAAGTATGA